A window from Bacillota bacterium encodes these proteins:
- a CDS encoding four-carbon acid sugar kinase family protein: MPEEELCAIEEAPSSPSLPIYVLADDLTGAADSATYFRTALRRVRIAFDPARPWQPLHPGDLVQVFDSESRGLQPAEAAAVVGQAARLLAGRPARVFKKVDSTLRGNVGAEIEATLHGLGREVALLAPAFPANGRLVVAGRLLVDGRPVTETAAGRDPVHPVRHDRLADVVLATSSLAVVESGAVELEEALGEARRRSPAVLVPETKSEEDLAEAARFLARHPEVLPVGSAGLARPLAPLWLREEPSPPAAPMKAVDRLLVLVGSANPKAHAQLERLVAAGEALRLRLDTPCLAEPAGREEELARASRWLATQTARVVAVELAPERPAGAGGTLPHFEADLAELARFWASTSPGRRLGLVSTGGDTTLALCRALRIDALWPQGEVIPGMPWSEADDRFVLISKAGGFGAEDALLRAVDFLLARGKEG; this comes from the coding sequence GTGCCTGAGGAGGAGCTCTGCGCGATCGAGGAGGCGCCTTCCTCGCCTTCGCTCCCGATCTATGTCCTCGCCGACGACCTGACAGGCGCGGCCGACTCGGCCACCTACTTCCGCACCGCCCTGCGGCGGGTGCGCATCGCCTTCGATCCCGCCCGCCCCTGGCAGCCGCTCCATCCGGGCGACCTGGTACAGGTCTTCGACAGTGAGAGCCGGGGGCTGCAGCCCGCCGAGGCAGCCGCGGTCGTTGGGCAGGCCGCGCGCCTCCTGGCGGGGCGGCCGGCGCGGGTCTTCAAGAAGGTTGACTCCACCCTGCGCGGTAACGTCGGTGCCGAGATCGAGGCCACGCTGCACGGGCTCGGCCGCGAGGTGGCGCTTCTCGCCCCCGCCTTCCCGGCCAACGGCCGCCTCGTCGTTGCGGGGCGGCTCCTGGTCGACGGGCGTCCCGTCACGGAGACCGCCGCAGGGCGCGACCCGGTCCACCCCGTCCGCCACGATCGTCTGGCCGACGTAGTCCTCGCCACCAGTTCGCTCGCCGTCGTCGAGAGCGGGGCGGTCGAGCTGGAGGAAGCGCTGGGGGAGGCGCGCCGCCGCTCCCCCGCCGTTCTCGTCCCGGAGACAAAGAGCGAGGAAGATCTCGCGGAGGCGGCCCGCTTCCTAGCGCGTCATCCCGAAGTGCTGCCGGTCGGTTCGGCCGGTCTGGCCCGGCCTCTCGCACCCCTCTGGCTGCGGGAGGAGCCGTCCCCGCCGGCGGCGCCGATGAAGGCGGTCGATCGGCTCCTGGTCCTCGTCGGCAGCGCCAACCCCAAAGCCCATGCGCAGCTGGAGCGGCTGGTCGCGGCTGGTGAGGCGCTCCGCCTGCGCCTGGACACGCCCTGCCTGGCCGAGCCCGCCGGGCGCGAGGAGGAGCTGGCTCGCGCCTCGCGCTGGCTCGCCACCCAGACGGCCCGCGTCGTCGCGGTCGAGCTCGCACCGGAGCGGCCGGCGGGCGCCGGCGGCACGCTCCCCCACTTCGAGGCGGATCTGGCCGAACTCGCGCGGTTCTGGGCGTCGACGTCGCCCGGCCGGAGGCTCGGTCTGGTCAGTACTGGCGGCGACACCACGCTCGCGCTCTGCCGTGCTCTGCGAATCGACGCTTTGTGGCCCCAGGGGGAGGTGATCCCGGGCATGCCGTGGAGCGAGGCGGACGACCGCTTCGTGCTCATCTCCAAAGCAGGGGGATTCGGAGCGGAAGACGCCCTGCTCCGGGCGGTCGACTTCCTGCTCGCTCGTGGAAAGGAAGGGTGA